gagatcatgacctgagccgaagtcggacgcccaaccgactgagccacccaggcgccccaggaaacttGGATTTCTTCTTGAGGAAAACGGAAAGCCGTTGAAGAGTTTTCAAAGTGGGTAAGAAAATAAGCACGTTTAGAAAGATCATTTTGGCAGCAGTGTAAACCATGGCTTGATGAAAGATACAGAGCCAACTGAAAGACTGTTGCAGTCTCTAAATCAAAGTTGAGATCACGGCAGAGGGGATAAAGAGGAATGAGTGGATCACAGAGAAAGTCAGAAGTAGAATCTGTGAGACTTGATGACTTAATGGATGTGTATGCACAAAAGAGGTTTTAggcaaggaagagagggagaatgaggagtTAGGAATGACTCCCAAGGATAGCTGGATGAACGTGGTGCCTCACAATGAAAACACCCTCTAGAAGCAAGAAGTATGAATAAAAATCAATCAGCATTTGCTAACAAATTTGTAGAGTTATTTTATAATCATCATTATCATAAAATAACTGTATGTGGTACACTTTATAATTTATCAGTGCTATAATTAACATTGCTTCATTCGATCCTGTGATATTTTTCCATGttacaaattagaaaatcaaattacAGTTTAAATTACCTCCTCAAGCTCTCGTAGCTGGAAGCTACAGTACCAGTATTAAAACTCTAGTGTTCTAACATCAAAGCCACTATGACACAGTATAACATTTGGTAGAATTATGGTTCTTGTCATTACTATGAATGATCAATCTATTGAAAGTTCCTTTTGTTCTAGAGACTCTGACAGTACTCTGCATAATTTAATCCTGACAACCACCCTAATAAAGTCagcattattatctctattttacaagtgaagaaactgagattcagagacaTTGAGTATTTAAGGTCACATAGATATTAAATGGCAGAACTGAAATCTGATTTTCCAAATCTGAATGCCACAGACAGTACTTACAACTCATGCCAACCTGCTCTAACACCATGTATTAGATGTTCTTGTGACCATAGTTCCTCGATAAGCAATTTATAGATGAAACATACGTTTACTCAATCCATTGGTTGTTAATTTGGATTTTTGGTTCATGTTAATTGTGGATCTTCATATTATCAATCATATTGAACACATGGTAATTAATTCCAGCTGTTAAGTCCAGATAACTGATCTTACTTTGCTTTGGTCTGAAAACTTGGATCATATAAATATTCTCTACATCTATAAGAATGTAAATAACTTTGGGATAATTATACTAGTGAGAATAAATCAGATTACGTTGCCACAGCCAATAATTGCCAAATCTCAGCGACTTTAAATGGTGAGAATTTACTTCTCGTGTACATTACATGTTCATTACAGGTGAGCAGGTggtctcattttatatttttttgaccAGAGACCAGGTTCCATCAAGAATGATGTCGGTCATCAaggtggaagagagggaggacTGAGGAATCATGCACCAATACTTAAATGCCAGGTAAAAGTGGCATATGTTTCTTCCAATCACCTTTTATTTGCCAAAGTATGTCACATGGCCACATCCAATTTTAAAGAACAGGGAAATAGAATCCCACCATGTGCCTGAGAGGAAGAGAGCTGGAAATCTATCTCCCCTAGAAATTCACAACTATTCCAAATATTAGTCAACTTCATGGTGAAAGATCTTCGGGGGTTGAGTAAGTTTGGGAAATAGTGAATTCAACAAATTAAAGAAGTTTCCTAACTATAAGTCTTCCCTGAGCCCGTATATATAACATGCATTATTAATCTACAAAAAAAGGGACCATtactataggatttttttttccaaagaccaTCTTCAAAGACTCATGTCCTAAAGACAATACTTTCAGAAATAGTACTCTAAGGTTCTGCTTTTAGAATGTATTtgtggaaagagaagaggaatgaagaaggagaggaaagaatgaaggaaggaaagaaaaagagcagagcAGTGCAAATTTTTGGATAgttttgagatcaagagttatacATAAAAGCCTTCCACAGTAGCTAGTTGCAGCCAAAAAATGCATTTCTGATCTCTTGCATATCACAttaatttattgagcatctgttaaACATCATATATTATCCTACATAAAGCATGTAATATAATGCAGATTAGTATCTcctcacagatgaagaaactaaactCAGAGAAGACAATTACGTATTTAAAGCCACACAGATAGTAAACCGAGCTGCAGACTAGATGAGAAGGAAAAGTCTTGTCAATCTCCAAATAGAAAGGATTAAATGCTCTAGTCAGAGGtacaagaaacaaactctttttGGTCAAAAGATAGAaagattcattttcattttggttatcTTCTCTGGTTGTACCTTGAGTTACGTGCAAGGAATGATATTTGAAGGCCTGAATGAAGAGCTTTGAATGCCAGgctgtttggattttattctctgGGTAATGCTGAGCCATAGAAAGGTTTTGGGTCAGGAGTAAAGGAATCAGATAATCATAAGAAGACTTAGCATTTCAAGTTCAAGGGAGCCCTAGGTAATTGAGTCCAACTCTCTCGATTCACAAATGGCAAAAGTAAAGCCCTCAAAATGGAAACGCCACAACTAGGGCTTTCATTATTGGCATTAGCTTTTTATCTGGGAACGCGACCTGATTAGTTTGCCTCCCTTTGGTCTCAGGCTGAGCTCAGGTCCCACTGGCCTTGCATTTGCATCCCAAATTAACGTAAACCCTGATGAGGTCTTAACAGCTGGCAGAAGAGACTATTTTGAGCCCAGGGGGATAAAGTGGGGATGGTAGCAGAGTTCAGAGGTACCTGAGTGCATCTGACATCTAGGATAGGGATCATCCCTTGGCTGAATATTTCTCTCCTGGGTTGTACAGAAGCCCAGCCCATAGCTACTGATCACAAGTTTATGGCATTATCAAGATGGGCAGTATAAATCTCCAAAGAAGGGAAGAAGTTGGTAATAAATGGCTAAATAATTGCTGATGTTGTGGGTGTGCTAGACTTGGTCATGCAGATGCCCCTCTGGAGTTGATAAATGACAGATTCACCTGCCATATTGACCTATGAAAAGATAAGGTAGCTCTGTCTGATGTCAAAACCATTCCTGCACATTATGCACCTTTCTTAGCAAAATGACTCCCCTCCTACCTCCCAGTTGTGTGAGCCAGAGACCTAAGTACCATTTTTGGCCTCCTTATCCCTGATATCTAATTTGTACCAAGCCCTCCTAGTTTTTGAATACTGCCATCTGCCCCATCCTTTCTGCAATGACTTTAGTTGAGAGCACATCATATCTCATCTAAATTATTGCCaaagccttttttgtttgtttctcctccCTCAAATCTTACTCCCCTTAATCCACTCTCCCTACTGCAGCCAGAGAGATTGAGAAAGCAACAATTCTTtgaagtaatatatttatttttcagagtcagAAATGCTTTCAATCAGAGCATtgattttcttattctgttttctgGCTTCCCTGCAGAAAAATGGCAATGCCACAAGAAGTATGGGTGATATGATCTTGATCACTGGCTGAACGGATTTTTTTTCCAACCAGAGATCACACAAGAGGAATCAATTTAAAAGATTAGTTTTCAATTTGCTAAAAAGTGAGTCAACAACTCTTTAAGATCTGAAACGCCAGCTTTTCTAGTTTAGGTAAGAGCTTTGCCAGAATGAGCACTTTCAGAAAGTTTACAAGAGAAATTTCATTATTTAGCTCATTGGGAGTTTATGTATTCAGGTTTCtgttataaaaaatatgtattgattaATGCATGCCTAAGTCATGGGGTGAAGGATAACAAGGAAGATTCTAGTCAGAGAACTTCCCCTGTATTCTAAAGGAAAGTTATGTTTTCTAGTCCATCCCAACGGTGAGGGAAGAAGATAAATGTTTATATTGTCAAGCAGGACACGTGTTATCTCATTAGTTTTAAGAAgcagttattggggcacctgggtggctcagttgattaagcgtctgacttcagctcaggtcatgatctcgtagtccatgagttcaagccctgcattgggctctgtgctgacagctcagagcctggagcctgtttcagattctgtgtctccttctctctgaccctcccctgttcatgctctgtctctctgtgtctcaaaaataaataaatgttaaaaaaagaaattaaaaaaaagaagcagttacTATCACAATTTTACAGAGAAGAATTCTTGGAGAGGTTAAATATTTTGGTTAAGATTCTAGATCATCTAAGTGGGATACGAAGATTCAAATTCAAAACACAAGaatgcaaaattttttaaatttttttaaacgtttatttttgagagacagagtgagagcggaagaggggcagagagagagagagagggagacagaatctgaatcaggcttcaggctcagagctgtcagcacggagcccaatgcagggctcgaactcaggaactgtgagatcatgacctgagccaaagtcagaagcttaactggctgacccatccaggtgccccaaacacaaattcttttttttttttttttaatttttttttttttttaacgtttatttatttttgagacagagagagacagagcatgaatgggggagggtcacagagagagggagacacagaatctgaaacaggctccaggctctgagctgtcagcacagagcccgacgcggggctcgaacccaccgaccgcgagatcatgacctgagccgaagtcggacgcttaaccgaccaagccacccaggtgccccccaaacacAAATTCTTAAGTTAGCTTTCTCATGGCTTTGAGAAGGTATTGCTTTTGATACTGAAAAACTCTTACAAGATAGGTTTTCACACTCTAAAGATATGCTTATCAAAGTTTAAAGGGTTTAAAACTTGCTCCATGTCACTTAGTAAGTGACAAGGCTGACATTGAAAGTCCTACTTGGCTACTTCCAAAGCTTGTGTTTTTCCAGATGTCTTCCAAGAGAGCATCCTGTTTGTTGTCTCATGGATGCCGCTAATGGTATGTGATGGTGTTCAGAAGTGACTGAATAACTAGCAATAATCATAAAGGCACATTATCAAAACTTCACAGTGTAACCtatgtgctttgcaaatattgttaaaacgagATTCTGACCAATAAAATGTCAGGAAAGCTAGTATAAATTGGACAAGTGTGAAGGTAAGTTCAAAACTTGATTTGGCAATATTCACCACGTCAGATTCTTATTCAGCAAGACAAAGGGCTCCATTTtgacttttgtttctattttctgtccTTCTTGCCATCTCAGAAGTGACGCTTGAGGAGTCTATAGAAGCTCTGTGGACTAGAGTACATAAAAGCAGTCATCTATACCTGTGCTGGCCCCAGGTAGAGAAGGCACCCGGAAGGAATCCCTCAAAGTCAAGGTAACATTAACTCATGtgacttcttcatttattttttttccccaggcttGTTCTAGTATGTCTCTAATTACTGCTAAGCCACTTCTACATCAGTTTCAGGGgttaattatcaaaataaattgaatttggCTTGGGAAAGACGTGAGCTTGCTACCTTTCAGACAGTAAAGACCTTGTTTTCTTTAGTCTCCAGCTTGAAGTCATTTGATTGCATAACTACTTTGATGATCTCAACATCTATGGCAGGTGCTATGGGGAATAGAAGCATGTGATGCTAAGGGACATGTTGAAGTAGCATGGATAATTTCATACAAGGACAATTACAAAATACAATAAGTTGGAATTAAGGCAGGTGCTAAATAAGGATGCAAGGAAGGAATCtgttattgagcacttactaagtgcCAGATAGTTTCATGTACAACATTTCATTCAGTCTGACGATAAGCATCCTGTGAAGTAATATTGCCACAATTTACCATTTTACTGGGAACAAAGTTGTTCACCCAGCTGGTAGGTAGTGTGGCTAGGGAGCAAACCAAGTCTATCTGGCTTCGAGAGCTGAGGTCTTTGTTTATACTGTGTCTCAGATGGGAAAAAGAAGATCGTGAACTGCTGTAATAAATGATAGAGGCAGTGGTGTTTGATGGAGGCCCTAAAGGACGTATAGGATTTGGGGAGTTATGGCAAGTAGGGTGAAGTGAAATTCTAGTGGGAATTCTAGTAGGAATTGTTTGCTCAGAATGAACAAAGGTGGGAATGAACCTAACTAACATGTTTCAGGAATACTGAGGGGACTGATTTCACtgcttttcttcattaaaaaaaaatgtttattcatttactttgagagagagagagcgcgtgcatcCATGCGCGCccgtgcgagtgggagaggggctgagattgggagagagagaatcccaagcaggctctgcattgtcaacgcagagcccacggtgaggcttgatctcaccaactgtgagattatgacctgggctgaaatccagagtcagatgcttaacggaccaagccacctaggcacccctcttcatTTTTCAATTCAAGATGTTTAACTGGAATTCTTTCTGCTAATCCCATATTAAAGTATGAGGTAGAATTTATTTAAGgttctattttaataattaactGTGTTGGTTATGTCttacaataaaaagttaaaacaggaaaatgtgatcaCATAATGAATGTCATAACCACACATATGAATGTAAAAGTTTCAATGCAGTTGCAAATGACTTTGGTAAAcgaaaatattttagcaaatgaCCCAcggtttttatattttgttgggctaatttcttgaaaaattatgAACTCATCACTCCCACATTGAGTGGGAGTTACATAGTTACTAGATGTTAGCAGATATAATAAGTGCTTTTAATCTCAAAAGAGTAAGCCTAATTTACCAGACTTAGCATAATTTATCCATCTCTGGATTAGCAAGCCAAAATGCACTAGAAAGAATGCATTTGGAATATCTATGAAACACATCGGGCAATTGAACGGATGTTTGTGCAAGGCTCTGTTTTAACACCACTGACATCAGAATACAGTTTGTTTAATCTTTCACAGAGTACTTTTCGGagtattttctcatatattatttattcaatcCATTACTGGCTTATTAACCAGCATTCATTCATGTAAGTTTTCTTGGAGCTTGCCAGTGTGCTAAGGTGCTGATAAATAAATTGGAATGCAGTTAAATTGAAGGAGGACTTTGGGAACAACACCCTAATAACAGAGGGAACCACTTTTGGTTTTCAGACACAGAGGTTTAAATCTCTCCACTTCCTTCCTTACTGATCAACTTTGCAAGGCATACACAagggttatttttgtttgtgtgttttttatttatagcaTGTAACAAATACCTTGGAGGCTGCTGGTCATGGAGCAGTGGGAGCCCTTACAACAGAAGGTGAACTTGGACTTGGCTCCTCATTGGCTGCAGGACACAGGTTGTTgtcactccttctctcccttctgatGTTTCCTCTCCTGCAGATCCAGGAAGGTGGAGATGACTAAGTTCTCCCCAGAATgtctaatctttctttttttttttaatttttttttcaacgttttttatttttgggacagagagagacagagcatgaacgggggaggggcagagagagagggagacacagaatcggaaacaggctccaggctccgagccatcagcccagagcctgacgcggggctcgaactcacggaccgcgagatcgtgacctggctgaagtcggacgcttaaccgactgcgccacccaggcgcccctggaatgtcTAATCTTTCTGAAGCCAGAccgacatttaaagaaaatgatgtgCAGGActcaatttcctttaaaaacaccCAATGCACGTCCCCAAGTGCAGAACTTGGCTACAACCTTCCTTCTTTGTCGAACTCTCTTCCGTACAGCTGAGAGAAGAAACTACTTCTAACTTCCAGATAAGCACGAATGAAGTTTGGGAGGAAAGCCTGGCGCAACACTTTCCGCAGGTGGATTCCTCAGGAGAGAAGAGACTTCAGGATGAACAGCTGGCCAAGGGCTTTGGGGCTCGAAGCTTTGGGGCTCTTGTCAGGACAAGACTTACAGACATTGTGTTGCACTGATGGCTGTTCCGTGACTGATTTGCCCGCTCTTTGTTAAGACAAGAGCAGATGCCCGATGAAGGTAGAGCTTTGAGCATGCGCTTAATCACGGTGTTTTACTGCTCAGTACAACACTTGCATTGTGTTATGAAAATAATGGCTTTGGGCTAGGCAATCTTTCTTTCCTAAAAGTTGTGGATCAatagttaaaaccacaatgaagtgtattttctctctttgccaaAGTGAATGCActgttcttttcaaattttaactaatcttttgaaattttaaatgctgTGCAAAATTGCAGTTAAAATGCCATAAACCAAGCTCACTGTGATTTTCTtcttgtaaaaaattttaaaataactttaaaacagtAAGCAGATTATGCTGATGgtaggaaaatgtttaaaaaaataagcataaaaagaaaataaaaatcaactcttACCTCATCATCCAGAAATAACTATCCACTCTTAACTTTTGGGTTGCTGTATATTATTAACTGAGAATTTAAACATTGTTTCGTGGTCAAGTATAAGAATCTAAACAAAGTACTTTTTCTCAAAACATCtttaagtgctcaaaaaatgtttCCTAATATGCAGCCCTTCTACTTGAGGATAGCTGGAGACATATGTGTATCAGTTAGATCTCCCTAAAACCCAGAGAATATTTGAGTAATGAGCTCCTTCCTATAGTCTGGGCTGCTTTGGTTTTGCCTTCCTACTGCTGAGATAAAAGGACattgtgttggggcacctgggtggctcagtcggttgaacctgcgacttccgctcaggtcatcaggtcatgatctgacagtcgGTGAGTTGGAGActtgcatcaggctcgctgctgtcagctcagagccttgaacctgcttaggattctgtgtgtctctttctctctctctgcccccctccttgtgttctctctctctctctctcaaaagataaataaaaataaacatttttttaaaaaaggacattgTATTCTCCTTctagaaattaagaaactgagaCCTGTATAGCCAAATCTCGTGACACAATTGGATGTTTTTACAAAGTAAGGAAATCACAaaactatgttttcatttctaactcTGACATTCAACTCCCCAGTGGTTTGTAACAATACACTCTCTGTTCATCTGTGGTGCTGGTCTTATTACTACTACAGTCTGTATCTGAAATCCATCTACTACATTCTGGGCACTTAAACTGTGTCAAAGCCTTGTGCAtggcatttaaacattttaacacatTTGTTGCAGGAAACCTATGAGTGTGGACAGTACACTTCAtcaccattttgcagataaagaaactaaagctcagtGGAATCAGGTAAACATGTCCTAAGTCACAGACAGCTAAGGAGGGTGGTGTTACTGGATTCAAACTTAGGCTGCTTAGCACGAAGGCAGTCACATCAAACTGTACTGGTAGTCAATGTATTCTTCACCACCAGGAACTCCCCAGGTATTTTTGTtcgtttggtttttggttttgcgatgtgtgcatgtgtgtgtgtgtgtgtgtgtgtgtgtgtgtgtatgtgtgtgtcactAGAAGAATGTCCATTGATGAAGTGGTGAAAATCATATTAAGTCTCAGTCTTTGAATACATGCCTTTTCAATACGGGTGGGTGTGAAATGGGGAGACTACATGAAGTGCTTTTGCAGCATACTGGAGTGTGATGGTGATCTCATGGTAAAGCACTTACCTGACTGAATTGTGAACTTAAACTAGCTGCTTTTCCCgtgaagcatctttttttttttttttttaagaaagactgaaaaacGGTAGTTATTCAGATATGgtatttgaaattaaacaaaaaatgtgaaaatgaacaaaatgagccTCACTTCAAGAAAAACAATTGACAATATTTGTTGCTGATGATAAAATTCAAGCTTCCAAGCaattttaagaaacttttatCCTCTACCATGGGCACCAGTGGTGATATtaatgaattttactttttgatatCGTGTAGTGAAATGCGTTAACATTTGGGAGATATGCATAActcagtgaaccaatattttccaaatgatggATGCATGATATTACAAAATCATGAGTGGGGAAAAGACCCATTTAATgtgcaaaataaagattttaatctAACAGTACAAAAATTCATTGATGTGATTTCAGATTCTACATTGCAACTAACCTTTAATAAACAGCTACTTGTCAAGTTTTggtataatattaaaaaagaatatcaaaatgatctaaaaagataatttcattaaataaaattgaaatcatcttaaattaatgaaacaaaatagtcttttaaaataacCTTCCCTTTTTCAACTAAATATCTGGATTTTCTGTGAGGCTGgacttttcttttcatatattcaaTCAACATAACACACAGTAACAGACTGAATGCACAAGCTGATAATGAGAATTGTGCTGTATTTTATAAAGGCAGTCCTTAGagacttataaaaatataaaccaggACCACTCTTCaacatatgtattttgttttgtgaaaatagatatttttcataaaatgttattgTGTTAATATGTggtaggtttattatttttaaatgagttaataaatatttttaagtttctgttttaaattccagtatgATAAATCTGGATAAATtcaacccacataaacaaaagcccTTTGaagttcttaataatttttaagagtataaagagttctgagaccaaaaagtttgagagtTCCTATTCTAGAACATGTATGTTTTTAGACTTCATCAATAGATATTCAAGTTGTTTGCAGTAGTTGCcattataaataaagatgaagTAAACAGCCTTGTTCATGTACCCTTACATACTGACACTTTTACTTTAATGGGATAGCTTATCAAGTTGCTAAGAAAAAaggcatgtttattttttcagtatatttgtAGTAGTTACTATTTAATTGATATATACttatagttatttaaaatgtatctataTAATTTACatggagaaacaaaaaagaaaaatgagacctACTCTCTTCACTTAAATAAATCCCATAGTCAGGATGggtgaaaaatatatgtatcaagttaggaaatgcaaataatccagagaagtgtgaaataaaacaaaacttcattGCCTTCCATTTGGTTCTAAAGTAATAGTATAACCCTTATTAAGAGTTTCTTATAATTTCTGccagaaaagaaatgttaagattGAATTTATATAGTATAGCTACAAATATAGATAGCTTGCTCTAtatctgtgtctatctctcatctatctacctacctatctgcCTATTAATCTATCTATAGCAGAGATTTTTAGCTGTCCTCCAaaatttctcctcttccttttggTCACACAGCTAGACTACATCTCGGTCTCCTTTGCAGGTATATGTGGTCACATGACTAATTTTGGCCAATTAAATGTGAGTAGTAGTGATATGTGCCACTCCAAGACTAGCCCTTAAAATCATTCATACTATTCCTCAACTTAGCAAGTAATAGCCTTTgagttattttatgtatttacatttaaaatttttttcattttattttctttttttttgagaaagtatgcaagcaggggagagggagagagagaatccacccagcatggagccccacatggggccaaTCTTGtgatcatgatcatgagatcatgacctaagctgaaatcaagagtcaggcgcttaaccaaatgaaccacccaggcacccagttgTTTGatgtttgattcctttttttttttacaggaattAACCTACTCTAATACAATACCTATTGAGCTTATCatactatttaaaaaagtttttttaatgtttatttacttttgagagacacacagagcgcaagcaggggaggggcagagagagagggagacacagaatctgaagcaggctccaggctctgggctgtcagcacagagcccgacacagggctagaacccacaaaccgtgagatcatgacctgacccttaactaagccacccaggtgcccctatcatacTATTTTACACAGAAAGTGACTACCATACTACTTCCATCCTGTTGTTGTATGTAATATATCTTGGAGATATTTCAGTAACATTttggtatgtgtattttaaatttaaaaacatatatgaagAGGgccacgtgggtggttcagtcagttaagcgtccaacttcggctcaggtcatgatctcgcagtttgtgggttccagccccgcatcaggctctgtgctgacagttcagagcctggagcctgctttggattctgtgtctccctctctctctctgttcctcccccgctcacactctgtctctatctctatttctcaaaaataaataaatattaaaaaaattaaaaaaaacatataccaAGAGATTACCATTTAAAAAGTTTGTATTAATCCATATTCCTACAAGAAATTTGTGTGAGTACatatttctctgtatcctcacctaTTCATAGTGTTACTGCACTTGCTAAAAATTTGCAATTCTTAAAGGTGAAATACTGAAtatcattttttactttattggcATTATCATGGCTATGGTCACCTTTGGatttattggacatttgtattttctcttctgtaaattagtctgtttctgtgctttgcccatttttaaatgtatttataatagttTTCTTGTTACTTTTCAAGGTTCTTTAATATTAAGGATACTAACTTTTTGAATGTCATCTGAGAAAAATATGTTCCCCCTCTTTGGTATGTCTTGACTTCAGTTAGTCTTTTGTCAATATCTGCCTTTTatagtttctgtattttctgctttGCTTAGGAATATCCCCC
Above is a window of Panthera uncia isolate 11264 chromosome C1 unlocalized genomic scaffold, Puncia_PCG_1.0 HiC_scaffold_4, whole genome shotgun sequence DNA encoding:
- the INSL5 gene encoding LOW QUALITY PROTEIN: insulin-like peptide INSL5 (The sequence of the model RefSeq protein was modified relative to this genomic sequence to represent the inferred CDS: deleted 2 bases in 2 codons; substituted 1 base at 1 genomic stop codon) — its product is LLFLFSVLLAISEVTLEESIKLCGLEYIKAVIYTCAGPRXRRHPEGIPQSQEETTSNFQISTNEVWEESLAQHFPQVDSSGEKRLRMNSWPRALGLEALGLLSGQDLQTLCCTDGCSVTDLPALC